One stretch of Thermococcus sp. 21S9 DNA includes these proteins:
- a CDS encoding transglutaminase domain-containing protein, with the protein MKVKRTAVLLALALIVVASGCLVKPPAKVTFSIDKTTVPPGGTFHIIVTVNNTGKVGLVGATLILGNDNFQIVQEPRFPPILKVGQSTQLVWIIRAPSKPGIYTLQVSLELRDELKRTWTGFYGHFRITVSTEENVPVKLALNVSAPKTVFGGEDVPVTVRITNEYDEEVELLKVSFVPLQGMSVLGAPTPPKILPPGGNVTLRYTFKAPYAYRDGFVSVLVQYRVGTAEKSMAKSFKIKVIWQPWRATEEQLREAYGKNYAWTASGHIVDRYWEEKYNSSSYFNATAFKPATLAIIGNASSEYQAALELYKWINAVYNFTGNTTTLNPKELLRMEQISPKEAQILITAMLRSINIPARVVSLYNGVDCTLHPITEFYTGDGWYVIDFRHNFIGTLDEYLASPYFPRVYQLVTMKGYRLVALKYGTGLHDHVDVTDQFTNDLEDRLMNVIMNRVKPSLRSKLDLVLNGLNEQERLYALFLFASAPNDAELNEVLAEWSVDKIQKNIKVMYEFYRDIPWRDDFTYYWRVFTGEV; encoded by the coding sequence ATGAAGGTGAAGAGAACGGCCGTCCTTCTGGCTCTCGCACTTATCGTGGTCGCTTCAGGTTGCCTCGTCAAGCCACCGGCAAAGGTTACATTCTCGATTGACAAGACAACCGTACCGCCCGGGGGGACGTTCCACATAATAGTCACCGTTAATAACACGGGGAAGGTTGGACTCGTCGGGGCCACGCTAATCCTGGGCAACGACAACTTCCAGATAGTCCAGGAGCCGAGGTTCCCACCTATTCTGAAGGTCGGTCAATCAACCCAGCTCGTCTGGATAATCCGCGCCCCATCGAAGCCGGGGATATACACACTGCAGGTGTCCCTTGAACTGAGGGACGAGCTCAAGAGAACCTGGACTGGTTTCTACGGCCACTTCAGGATAACCGTCTCCACTGAAGAAAACGTCCCGGTAAAGCTCGCGCTGAACGTGAGCGCACCCAAGACGGTCTTTGGGGGGGAGGACGTACCGGTAACGGTCAGGATAACGAACGAGTACGATGAGGAAGTCGAGCTTCTGAAGGTCAGCTTCGTGCCCCTCCAGGGAATGAGCGTTCTGGGTGCACCGACACCCCCAAAGATACTCCCGCCCGGGGGTAACGTGACGCTGAGGTATACCTTCAAGGCACCCTACGCCTACCGCGATGGCTTCGTCTCGGTTCTCGTCCAGTACAGGGTTGGAACGGCCGAGAAAAGCATGGCAAAGAGCTTCAAGATTAAGGTCATATGGCAACCCTGGAGGGCAACTGAAGAACAGCTGAGGGAAGCGTACGGGAAGAACTACGCCTGGACGGCCAGCGGACACATAGTTGATAGGTACTGGGAGGAGAAGTACAACTCCAGTTCATACTTCAACGCGACGGCCTTCAAGCCAGCGACCCTTGCGATAATCGGGAACGCGAGTTCGGAGTACCAGGCAGCGCTTGAGCTTTACAAGTGGATTAACGCGGTGTACAACTTCACTGGCAACACCACGACCCTCAATCCAAAGGAACTTCTGAGGATGGAGCAGATAAGCCCGAAGGAAGCCCAGATTTTAATAACCGCAATGCTCCGCTCCATAAACATCCCCGCAAGGGTTGTGAGCCTGTACAACGGGGTTGACTGCACGCTCCATCCCATCACCGAGTTCTACACAGGAGACGGCTGGTACGTGATTGACTTCCGCCACAACTTCATAGGAACGCTCGACGAGTACCTCGCCAGCCCGTACTTCCCGAGGGTTTACCAGCTCGTGACGATGAAAGGTTACCGCCTCGTGGCCCTTAAGTACGGCACGGGACTTCACGACCACGTTGACGTCACAGACCAGTTCACGAACGACCTCGAAGACCGGCTCATGAACGTAATCATGAACCGTGTAAAGCCATCCCTGCGCTCCAAGCTGGACCTTGTTCTCAACGGCCTGAACGAACAGGAAAGGCTCTACGCACTGTTCCTCTTCGCTTCCGCGCCAAACGACGCCGAGCTTAACGAGGTTCTGGCGGAGTGGAGCGTCGACAAAATCCAGAAAAACATAAAA
- a CDS encoding nicotinamide-nucleotide adenylyltransferase: MKRGLFVGRFQPVHNGHMKALEFVFSQVDEVIIGIGSAQASHTLKNPFTTSERMEMLIRALDEAKFPKKRYYLIPLPDINFNAIWATYVVSMVPRFDVVFTGNSLVAQLFREKGYEVIVQPMFRKDILSATEIRKRMVEGKPWEDLVPRSVAEFIREIKGCERIRMLATNLEKNEKELQAPIRIPEF; this comes from the coding sequence ATGAAGCGCGGTCTCTTCGTCGGTCGTTTTCAGCCCGTCCACAACGGGCACATGAAGGCGCTCGAATTTGTCTTCTCGCAGGTGGACGAGGTCATCATCGGAATCGGAAGTGCACAGGCAAGCCATACCCTAAAGAACCCCTTCACGACGAGCGAGAGGATGGAGATGCTGATAAGGGCCCTCGACGAGGCGAAGTTCCCAAAGAAGCGCTACTACCTGATTCCGCTCCCGGACATAAACTTCAACGCCATCTGGGCAACCTACGTGGTGAGCATGGTGCCTCGCTTCGACGTCGTTTTCACCGGGAACTCGCTCGTCGCCCAGCTCTTCCGCGAGAAGGGCTACGAGGTCATCGTTCAGCCGATGTTCAGGAAGGACATCCTCTCGGCGACGGAGATAAGGAAGCGCATGGTCGAGGGCAAACCCTGGGAAGATTTGGTGCCGAGGAGCGTCGCCGAGTTCATTCGGGAAATCAAGGGTTGCGAGAGAATCAGAATGCTTGCGACCAACCTCGAGAAGAACGAGAAGGAGCTCCAGGCGCCGATAAGGATTCCTGAGTTCTGA
- a CDS encoding S-adenosyl-l-methionine hydroxide adenosyltransferase family protein, whose translation MITLTTDFGLRGPYVGEMKVAMLRVNPKAKLVDVTHAVTRHSIIEGSFVMEQVVKYSPEGTVHVGVIDPGVGTERKAVIIEGDQWLVVPDNGLATLPLKHITPKRAWEIDFERIKRFTGWRISSTFHGRDVFGPAGALIEKGVPPEKFAEEIPLDSLVKLDVEPKKEGDLWILKVIYVDDFGNVILNLENYGRPEAVELPDFGLRIPYREAYGYVKPGELLALPGSHDYLEIAVNQGNASERLGLKVGDRVRVKLIGGD comes from the coding sequence ATGATAACGCTGACGACGGACTTTGGCCTTAGGGGCCCATACGTCGGCGAGATGAAGGTAGCGATGCTCCGCGTCAACCCGAAGGCTAAACTCGTCGACGTCACCCACGCGGTGACGAGGCACTCGATAATCGAGGGTTCCTTCGTCATGGAGCAGGTCGTCAAGTACTCCCCCGAGGGAACGGTTCACGTCGGCGTCATAGACCCCGGCGTCGGAACCGAGAGGAAGGCGGTAATCATCGAGGGCGACCAGTGGTTGGTCGTCCCGGACAACGGGCTGGCAACGCTTCCGCTCAAGCACATAACCCCGAAACGCGCCTGGGAGATAGACTTCGAGAGGATTAAGCGCTTCACCGGCTGGAGGATTAGCTCTACCTTCCACGGGAGGGATGTGTTCGGTCCCGCCGGCGCGCTCATCGAGAAAGGAGTTCCTCCAGAGAAGTTCGCGGAGGAGATTCCGCTCGATTCCCTCGTCAAGCTCGACGTTGAACCAAAGAAGGAAGGCGACCTCTGGATTCTGAAGGTAATCTACGTGGACGACTTCGGCAACGTTATACTCAACCTTGAGAACTACGGAAGGCCGGAGGCGGTTGAGCTCCCCGACTTCGGGCTGAGGATTCCTTACAGAGAGGCCTACGGCTACGTAAAGCCCGGAGAACTGCTCGCCCTTCCTGGAAGCCACGACTACCTTGAGATTGCCGTCAACCAGGGGAATGCGAGTGAGAGGCTCGGCCTGAAGGTTGGGGATAGGGTGAGGGTGAAGCTCATCGGAGGTGATTGA